GTTTTGTTATCTTGTTCCGTTAGCATTTGGATTTTTGTAATGAGCAGGTATTTCTCCCGACTACTAGAGCTAAGATATCATTACCTCTGTCCATAAAAATCGTcaagtggtttttttttttttttttcgggtaaGGCTACGGTGGAAAAAGCACTAGAAAAGTCCGTGGAAATttagattcatcaaaattaTTACCAAGAGTGATGTGCCGTGTAGCGTGATTATTCAGGTACAACTGTTcaaattaacccaaaaaaaagcTACACCTGTtcaaaggattttttttttttgttggaaagTCAAATTAAAGGGCATCATTGGTAGTGGTGCATTATGTGGAGATAATTATTATACGGCATAGCATAATGAACTTCCTAATATTTTTTGGGGTGTTTCATTTGTTAgtttttgaaaagtgaatttaaATGGGAAAACAcacttatttttaaatgaaGAGATGTTTTTTTAGTGCATTTTTTTCAAGCATCACATGAGAAACAGCAACACGTGTAAAATAAAAGTCTTCTGATACCGTGTGGCGCCTGATGGTAACTATGGAAGCTTCTTAAATAGTCAAATGGAGATGGGGATTGACTTGGCTGCCTCGTCTCGACGAGCCTCGCAATTTCTTCTCATCAGACGTCAAAAGGAGTAGGCACCATCCAAGATTTGCGTGTAAACTTGTGTCGGCCATCCCATAGTAAAGGCAAAAGCATAATTACAAAAGGCAATTTAGACCCAACAAAAGAAGGGACAATCTTTCTTATACTGACAGTATCTATATTATCAGTGTTGAATGAATGACAATTATAtagaatttaaatttgaaatttaacttttatacACCTATCATGAATctaacggtgatagtgtatatattgtcaatgtttataaaatttactcgaaaaaaaaaaacctttctaTACCATGCATGTGATTTTGTGTAGTTCGAGTGACAATGAAATTCTCGAAAAAGTGAAAGCTATCAAATACTTTATATACCTAAAATCCATTTATTGAATTGTTTAAATACTAGAGTTTGGTTAACGACTGGGCATTCGATGTTTtgagtatttattttttagaatatggaattaatttgagaaaatatttgAATGTGAAGGTGCATCACATTAATGCATTAGGTGTATTTTAAGTAAGTTAATTCGACATGAGATATAACACAAGATTACCATTTTAGAAGGTTTAGGATCAACAaagaaaatgataaaatctgtgtGATCAAGTCCGCCTTGATCTAACAGAAGAATAAGTTTATAGTTGGCTTAGTAACTAAGGCTCAGTTTGACAAATaagttttttggatgtttgtctaaaactttacagTAATTTACtgtaaaagttgtaggtaaaaattttgaagtgtgtaaatttttggatattttgaagcgtatagtttaaaatttttgagaagtttttttgaaattaccgtagttaaagttgttaaaaaacttgtagcagataaATTTGGAATAAAAACTTGTTTGCCAAACAGCCCCTAAGTGATGGTAACAAAAGCGCAAAATGGTTGGGAGTACAAAGTGGAGTTGATGAAGTTTCGATCCTACTTCTGAACTTGATTGGTTGTAAAAGTAAATGCTCTGGAAATAATTATGAATTGGTAATTCCTAAAAGTTACAAGAACTTGACATCAGCTTGATCCTGAAATATCTTTCctcagaagaaaaaaaaagtcttaAAATATCTTGATTAAGcacaaaaattttctatttttttggttACTTTGCCAAGTCTTGGAGCTTAGTCAATGCTAATAATTTTCATCAACATGTGGTGTGTACGCGATTTATTCGTTCGCCATAATCCTTCCTCTTCCCTGAAGTTCCTCTCCAAACTTGCACAGAATTTATGACTACACGCATCCATGTTTGACCTTTAAAATCTTGAATAAAGAGCCAAAAACGACTCTTGAATAGTTCTCCAACCAAAAACCATTCTTCAAATTAATACAAAAGGCATGTGAATCCTCCCTGATCCTttatatcataaaaaaaaaaaagccctcCCATCAGATAAAGACTGTTTACCCTCTCAATCTTTTAAGGTCAAAATAAGGAAACTTCAGCCTTCATCAAACTGTCTGACATAGGACTTTCGTCATTATTTTATGTACCAGTATTCCATGCTCACTTTCcttacaaaaaaagaaaagggaaaaccaCATCCCTTTTCACCGAGAGCTCCTACTCCTGTATAAAAATCAACCCTTTTGGTCCCATGAAAGAAAACTAAATCACAAAAACTGAAGGAAAAACAGCAGAACCTCTGTTCTATTACACGCTACCCAATTCTGGCTCTACCTTCTAAAACTTCCGACTCTTTCATCAATGGCTGATCATCAGAGGATTCATCCGGCCCGGGACCCTGAAGCCGGGGCACCCCAGAGAACAACAGTGCCACTAGTTTCCGGGGGGGCTTCCCAGTCAGAGAAAGGTGATCCAGAAGGCAACTACCATCCACCACATCAAAGAACTATCCCTTATTCATACTCAAAACCACCAAAGAGAAACTGCTGCAAGAAGTGTTTGTGTTGGACTCTGGCCCTCATCATACTTCTGATACTCGTCATAGCCATCTGTGCTGGGATCATATACCTTGTTTTCCGACCAAAACTCCCAAAATACTCAGTTGACAGCCTGACCATAACGCATCTCAATCTCAACAACGACAACAGCTTATTTGCTACTTTTAACGTGAACGTCACAGCTAGAAATCCCAACAAAAAAATCGGTATCTACTACGAGGGCGGCAGCGATTTGAGAGTCTATTTTACGGGGACTCAACTGTGTGAAGGTTCATTGCCAAAGTTTTATCAAGGTCACAGGAACACCACTGTAATGAACGTGACTTTGACTGGACAAACGCAGGATGCAAATGGGCTGCTGCAGTCTTTGCAGGCCCAGGAGCAGACTGGAAATATTCCATTGTTTCTCAGGGGAAAAGTTCCGGTGAGGCTGAAGCTTGGGCGATTGAAGTTGATGAAGTGGAAATTCTTGGTAAGGTGTTGGTTGAACGTGGATAGCTTGACACCTGACAACACGATTAGAATTAGAGATAGTCGTTGTAAGTTTAGGTTTAGGTTCTAGTTATTTGCTTCATATGGAGTCTGTATTCCCGCGGGCGGCGATTGTCATTTCTTTctgattttttcattttttttgggtgtgtAGTTCATTATTGTCAATAAAAGAAGAGGAGGATGTTTTTCCCTCCCATACTACTATAGACGATGAATAATTCTGTGACTCATCTGTATCTTCTTATACATATTTCTTTTGAGATTTTCATTGTGCTTACTTCCTGTGTAGCACATGCACATGCATCTTGGTTTAGACGGTTACTTGATGAGGGCTTGAAAATTCTTATCCTTCTTTGCGCTCATTCTTCCCTGTTAAAACGGTTGTGGCTCGCCGAAGTTGTGGTTTGAAGATCAAGCAATTGTAGCTTAGGAACACGCTCGATTATAATAAGCTGAAAAATAAAGGAACAAAATTCGGGAAACTTCCTAATGTTGGAGTCTTTTTAAGAAATTACCAGGGCAGATTATTTAGAGGACATTTTATGATAGTGCCGCCTTATGGCGGATTAGCTTCCCTCTCCATACATGTCTGAAACCATTCAAGTCCAAATTTGCCCCAGAAGAAACAATTCCAGGACAACACCTGAATTCTTGATTCTGCAGACCTGAAACAGAGCTACTCTAGACGCCAACCGCATTCTATTCTAGTTACCTGGGTAATGTAAAAGAAAGTAGCGCGTTACTTGGAGCTTAACCAATCTTGCCGTATCTCCAAAAGGCAGAAATAtgatggggaaaaaaaaaaccttataGTTGAAGCTGCCGAGTATCTCATCGCACTAGATAACTCAAGAATGAACACTACCCAAGTAGCAATATCAATTCAGGCAACAAGTTTGGCCTTGCATATTACACACAAGTAAGACATAGTAATCTTGGTCCTTTGAAAGCTAAGAATTCTTAGTTTGCACGCTTATACATGTTTCTCCTAGGTTAATGAATTACTGGCTTCAAGGGATGAGCTCTCAGTTTGGATAAATCCAAGTTTGCATCTAACTCTTCATCTAATTCACCAACGATGCTTCTGCAAAAGCGAAAACAAATGGCACCAGATCAGAGGAATCAGCAAGTACGATTTCTCAAGGACCACCAGAACAGAGCGTGATAACCAAGAGTAAATACAAGGACATATTATGACATACATATTATCACCCCTAATGATGTAGAGACCCAATACAAGTTGCTGGACACCTTCCtgtaaattagaaaaaaaaaattaaaactattcAGAACTGTAAAAGAATTTCTCCATATAGAGATGCAAAAAGACCGCATGAAGAAGAACCAGAAGTGTAACACGTAGGAACTCCCAGGAATTATTCTTATGAGGCATGTAATATATTCCATCATCAACAAGACAAAAAGTTGAATCTAGCTCATACAAATTAAGTCATTCCATCTCAAACAGTTGTCTGTTTATCTGAATACCAAGACAGAGATTTTGCAATGCACCAACTAAAATTATGATCTCACCAAAGAATAATCCCTTATCTACATTTTAACTCATGGAAATTAACCCAAACATGAAACAAGCTTTTAAAGAGATAATTCCATGGACATTCGAGACTTCAAAAAGCTTTCAACATTAGCTAAAGGCAAATGGAAGCTACTATTTCAGATGGATTCCCAAGACAACCTAAAAGAGACCAGAAACTATATAAACTACCATTGACAAATTATCTTCTTTAGAACTACTTTACTGCCAGAAATTTGACAGGCATACAGAGATGAAAACTAAAATGGCAAGTTTTTGGAcgataaaaaaagaaaattccaaaatGGATGAATGGCTTTCAATCTATAGATTAAGCAACAAATCAGAAAGATGAGAAAGCAAAAGCACCAATTTCCAATATAGTTCAGGAAAAGCATGCTAAAAACTGAACTAAAAGAAACTAAGGGCTCTTCAAGAATAAACAATCCACAAAATGCATCATGGGCACAAGAATGTGGCTCCTAATAAGATTCCCAATCAGACCTTTGTAGAATACACACGCTCATGAGATTCATCAAGAATTATATTGGTAGCCTGGTCAAAACCTTTCAATATTCCCTGCACAAAGAAGTTTCTCCAGTCAGTACAACAATAAAGTTTCTAACTGCATTTTCAATTGTTGACTCCAGCATGAACTGACAACTATGTTGCGCCCATCATTTGTGATAACAGAAATTGTTTCTGCAAACAGAATAATGAAATTCTGTTAATGCCAATAATATAAGGATTAACAAAACCCAGTGACTGGCTCTACAAATTATGTTCTTGCAATAACTATTCTCTAGCCAGCATTTCAAAGAACATTCACTTCATAAGCTTACTAAGAAAGACAAATAACTCAAACCAGTTCAAGAATAACTTACGGTCTACAAGAGACTCAAGTCCTGGCCCCCCAGACATTCGGGAAATCCAATACAAATAACACTGGATTTTGTTGAATGCTGATGTTTATAACTGTATGAAGAAGTCTGCAAGGAAAAAGTCAAACTTGCTAAGGCACATTATCGACTAACTAAAGTGAACAGGTTTTGATTGATGTACAGCAGATGCAGCTATGTAAATCACTTCCAATAGGTGTCCTCCGTATATCCTACATTTACTCTTCCTCCCTGTTGCCCATCACCCCAACCACCCTGACTcaaaatagaaaatgaaaagaaaattccagTATTAAACATAAACTAAACAGCTATTTTGGGGTTCCTACCACAATTAGAGGACTGAACATTGAAAGTCTCAATTTCCGACTCTATAGGAGCAAGTAAAATTTTTAAACCCTCACACACCAAGTAGACTTAAAAGCTTAAGTGAAGCTGGCCCGAGTCCCATCTAATATTCTCAACTTCAAATCccaagaagagaaaagaaaaaggaaaaggaaagccAAGCTTTTAATGCAATCAGAAGTGGTGCAACATTTCTGTAACTCTAAGTGTTAGTCAAAACCAGAAGTATGCAAAACTTATATAACACATTTAAGAttcagaaaataaataaataaatgaaagaaatgcTTTGCTACTATAAGCTAGCCTATTTATTCTAACTTTACTCTTCAATGTTCCTCTCTTACGTCCCACAAAAAGTCTTGACAATGTTATCTGCACTACAAACAATTCGATAAGCCTTGCCTCCACGTATAACATTTGCTACCAACACTTCCTAACCGAACGTCTCAAAGCCGTAATTACTTTGTTCATCCATGAGCCTTGCACTTGCTTGGTAATAGACTAATAGTGCTTAAAAAAAAACACCGTATCCCACTTTCTTGCAAATTCAATCAAAAGTTAAACTAGTTTTGAAAGAGCCCAGAAAGGGATTCTTTGCATACCTGAAAACTATATACCATATAAGTTCATTAAGCAGGGGAAAAAAACCGTCTTGCGTTTTTAGCGCTTATTTTCCCATACAACTTTTTCACACTCGTTACCTCGATTTAGACTTCCAACCTCAAAGCTACCGTTTAAATTTTTCATCAATGACCAGAAACTTCATAGCTTTTGTGGCTTCTTTAAGCTCAGGAATTTCACCAAACAGTTAGTGTACGCCAATTTATCAAACCACCCAAAAATACGTATGCAGGAATTGTAGACGAGGTTATATACATGTACAAACAAACAGATATAACATAGGAAAAAGCATCCTGTATATCTTCGTACCTTTGCAGTAGAGAAAAGAAGCCACGGGAATTCCAGAGGCCCTGCAAAATTCTTGTGCTCAGAATCGAATTTTTTTCGTTTTCTTCTTAGTATTGAAAGGAGGAAGAGAATAGGCAGAACGAGCAGGAGTTGTTTAACCTTCATTCAATTGAGCCGTACTGGATTTGGGTTGTTGGGGTAATTTAGATTGGGCCTGGAATAAAGTTGGATGGGCTTCGTACTATGGGCTTGGGTAAGAAAAGTAATTAAAGAGGTA
This sequence is a window from Coffea eugenioides isolate CCC68of chromosome 7, Ceug_1.0, whole genome shotgun sequence. Protein-coding genes within it:
- the LOC113778140 gene encoding sm-like protein LSM8; the encoded protein is MSGGPGLESLVDQTISVITNDGRNIVGILKGFDQATNIILDESHERVYSTKEGVQQLVLGLYIIRGDNISIVGELDEELDANLDLSKLRAHPLKPVIH
- the LOC113778216 gene encoding NDR1/HIN1-like protein 6 → MADHQRIHPARDPEAGAPQRTTVPLVSGGASQSEKGDPEGNYHPPHQRTIPYSYSKPPKRNCCKKCLCWTLALIILLILVIAICAGIIYLVFRPKLPKYSVDSLTITHLNLNNDNSLFATFNVNVTARNPNKKIGIYYEGGSDLRVYFTGTQLCEGSLPKFYQGHRNTTVMNVTLTGQTQDANGLLQSLQAQEQTGNIPLFLRGKVPVRLKLGRLKLMKWKFLVRCWLNVDSLTPDNTIRIRDSRCKFRFRF